In Ruminiclostridium josui JCM 17888, the genomic window CTTGAGGAGAAAGAAACTGATAATGATTTTCAAAGCACCCCGTAGAGCAGGCTCATACACAAAAAATGCTTGACATAAGGGCAATACGCTTGTATAATATATTATTTTTGACAAGCGTACGGATTTATGCTATAATAAATTAAACTGATGATGAGGTGATACCATGATAGACAAAGGAGAGCTTTTTCAGATAAAAAGAGATATCGAAGGCTGTATTGGTGAAAAGGTACAGCTCAGGGCGAATAAGGGACGTAAAAAATCTTTCATACGTGAAGGCGTTTTGGAAAATACTTATCCAAGTATTTTTGTAGTTAAGTTTGAAAACGAGTATGATAATACCAGAAGAGTTTCATATAGCTATACAGATATATTGACAAAAGCTGTTGAATTAGTTGTATGTAAAGACAATAAAAAAATTCAGGTATGTTAATCTTGTTTAAGATTCCTATTAATCTTTAGGATTTATGTTATAAGCTTTCTGAGAAACTTAATAATATAAAAACAAAAGGGAACTGCTGCGCAATGAATAAAATTATTCACTGGGCAGCAGTTCCCTTTTGTTTTGTAGGTTAATGTAGACGAATAAGATACAATAAAAAGTATTTTTGAGGAATAATACCATTACATGGAAAATATATATTACATAGTACATAGTTGATTCTTTTCATATTTTAGAGTGTGATATGCAATATTTAAGGATAAGGGGAGGTTGAAAAAATGTCTCTGGAGTTGATAAAAAAGGCATTTAAAGTAAATAATTTATTAGGCGAGGATACAATAGATAATGTTATTGAAAATGATATAATTGTTCCTGATGTTAAACCAGATATTGCCAAAATACTTCTTTTGGATGGGGATATCTTCATAACAGGGTGTGATACAGGTACTGACAGAGCTGTGGTTTCAGGCTGCCTGCTCGTTAAAATTCTGTATATTTCAGCAGATGAAAAGAGAAGTGTAAAAAGTATTACAACAAATATTCCATTTTCCTATACGACAGATATACCTGGAGCAAGAAGCGGTGTTAAAAGCAGAGCAAAGGGTAGAATTGAGCATATTGATTACACCCTCCTTAATGAAAGAAAAGTAAATATAAAAGCTATTATATCAGTAAATTGTAAAGTATTTGATGAAACCGAAAGGGAGATAGCTTCAGGAATAACAGGTATAGATGATGTTCAGGTATTGAAAGATGATATAGATATAAATACATATCTGGGCAGTAATAAAGTAAACTTTATCATAAAGGAGGATTTGGAACTTCCTTCTACAAAGCCTACTATAGCTGAAATTCTTAGAAATGATTTAAATATATCAGGCAAAGATTTTAAAATATCAGACGGCAATGTAGTAGTAAAAGGAGACATTAATATTTCTACCTTGTATATAGCAGATGACGAAACCAGAAGTATGCAGTATATGGAGAATCAGCTGTCATTTACGCAGTTTATTGAGCTGGAAGGTGTCAGCGAGGATACTGACGTAAATGTAGATTTCGATTTGATTGATTACAAAGTTGAACCCTCTGAGGATAGCGACGGAGAAAATAGAAATCTTAAGGCTGAAGCGACAATAAATATATATGTAACTGGCCTGTGCAAAAATTCATTTGAGGTACTTACAGATGCTTACAGTCCCAAAACAAGAATTATTTTAGAAAAGCAACAGTTTTCTATAGATGAAACTGTTTCAGATAACAGAAGTCAGCTTATAGTCAAGGACACATTAAATTTTGAGGATTTTAATCCGGAAGTTCGTGAAATATTTAATGTACTAAGCAGATGTAATGTATCTGATACACAAATAGAGGATGGAAAATTAACTTTAGAGGGCTCGGTGTTAAACAATGTGATTTACCTTTCTAATGATGAGGAACAGCCTGTATTCTGCCACAGTAAGGAAATTCCTTTTAAACACGTTGTTGAGATTAAGGGGTTAAGAAGTGATATGAAGGTAGATACGAGTATTGAGCTGGAGCATTGTAATTATAGTATGCTTTCAACAGACCAAATAGAAGTTCGCTGTGCAATAGGTGTTAATGCTAGAGTTGAAACAACTAAGTTTATCCCTGTTATAAACAAGGCAACAGAAGGAGTTATTGATGAGAAAAAAATTCTTTCTATGCCCAGTGTAATAATATATATTGTGCAACCCGGTGATAGTTTGTGGAAAATTGCAAAGAAATATTCTACCACTGTGGATAATCTTTTAAAGGTTAATAACTTAAATGAAAAAGATAATTTAATGCCGGGACAGCAACTGCTTATTTTAAAAAGAGCAATATAAATAATATAAACATAGATATAAAAAAAGGTTTTTGAGATTTTCTCAAGAACCTTTTTAATGTCTTAAAAATGTATTTATTTTTAATAATTTTACACACAAAATTTCCCGAAGGCTTGTTGTGATTGAATTTATTGATATAAAGATGTATTTTGTATATAATGTACTTAAATAAAAAGCAAAGGATATGTATAATGATTACATTAAATGCACATGCAAAGATAAATTTATCTCTGGATGTACTTGATAAAAGGGATGACGGTTATCATAACCTTAAAATGATTATGCAGAACCTACAATTGCATGATACCATAACTATTCAGGAAATAAAATCGGGTATTGAGATAGAATGTGAAGCACCGTATGTACCGAATAACAATTCAAATATTGCCTATAAAGCCGCCGAAAAGGTGATTGAAAAATTTGGACTAACTGCAGGGGTCCGAATAAAAATAGATAAAAAGATTCCAGTGGCTGCCGGGCTTGCAGGAGGAAGTGCAAATGCCGCAGCAGTTTTAAAGGGAATGAATGAGCTGTTTGGACTAGGATTGGATAAACAAGGACTTATGGATATAGGAAAGACAATAGGTGCAGATGTTCCGTATTGTATAGTTGGAGGAACTGCTCTGGCTGAAGGAATAGGAGAGATAATCACACCTTTGCCGAAAATGGCAGCTATACCTGTTATCCTTATAAAACCGAGGTTTGGAGTTTCCACGGCATCTGTATTCAAAAGTCTTCAAATAGATAAAATTACCGAAAGGCCTAAAACGGAATTGCTTATAGAAGCTCTTAAGAATAAAGATATCAATTTTATAGGCAAAAACTTGTGTAACGTTCTTGAGAGTGTTACTGTGGAGAGATATCCTTTGATAGACAGAATAAAGAAGGATTTGATGTCCAAGGGGGCAATAGGCAGTATTATGAGCGGAAGCGGTCCTACTGTTTTTGGATTGTTTAAAAATGATACTATAGCCAAAAAGGCTTACAGTAAAATAAACAAAAATAGAAATGACTGTATTTTGACATATATTACGAATGATTAGTGGGAGGATCATAAATAATGGCAGGCAAATTATCAAAAATTAATTTGAATGATTATAAACCATTAAGAGAAGTTATTTTTAATTCATTGAGAGAGGCTATTATAATAGGTGAATTGCGCCCAGGAGAGAGACTTATGGAGGTGCAACTGGCAGAAAAAATGGGTGTCAGTAGAACACCTGTTAGAGAAGCCATAAGAAAGCTTGAACTTGAAGGGCTAGTGGATATGATTCCAAGAAAGGGTGCACATGTTGCAGAGCTTTCTATAAAGGATATAATGGATGTTCTTGAGGTAAGAGCCTCACTAGATGGTTTGGCTACTTCGTTAGCTGCAGAGAGAATTACCGATGATGAATTAAGGGAATTAAAGCATATAAACGGACAATTTGCTTCTTACATTGAAAAAGAAAACCTTAACGGTTCCATTAAAAAAGATGTGGAGTTTCATGACATTATTTACAAAGCATCACGAAACGATAAGCTAATTTCAATAATAAACAATTTGAGAGAGCAGGTTCAAAGGTTCAGGGTCATATACCTTAAAGAGTATAATAATTCTAAAAACCTTATAAAAGAACATAATGACATATATGAGGCTGTGAGTTCCAGGTCGGTGGAAAATGCCAGAAACATTGCAAAAACTCACATAATAAATCAGGAGTCCACAATTCTTTCTTCTTTAAAAATGACAAAAGGTAATAGTTAAATTATTAGTTAATGAGGTTACCAGACATTTTAGTATTTTTTGAATATAATAAAGAGTAGGGTTGATTAATTTACAAAGAGGAAAAAAACATGTGGTTTAATGAATTTTTATCAAAATACAAATCAGGCATATCCCATGAGTTTCTGTTTTACTTTAATGTAAAGGATACCATGGACAATACGAGAAATTTTTTCAGATATATAGATGATGAGTTTATTAAGCAGAGGAATTTTGGAATTGTTGCTTTTTATGATATATCCAGGGGTCTTACTTTTTTGACCCCTGAAATGGAAAGAGAATTTAACAAAATAACCAACAATGAGGCAACAAAATTATTTTTTTCATTGCCATCTAAAATTTTTCCATTTATAGATATTGCACTAAAGAGTACAAAGATGGCTCTGTTTATAGACCATGCCGAGAAAATAGTTCCTTCTGGTGATATTGGAAGTATGACTTTAGAAGAAAGAATGGCTCTTATATGGATGTCGGAATGGTCAGTAAATTCCAAAATTTCATCAGTTGGAAGCACTATATTTATGCTAGCGGACAACCTTGCTGATATAAGTCGTGAATTTTTAAAATCTTCATACAGGATAGAACCAATTCTAGTAGAACTTCCCGGAGAAGAGGAAAGAAAAAGCTATATTGAATACTTACTTAATGACAAATCTACTACATCTGAAATATCTATTGACGAATTTGCAAAACTTTCATCAGGTCTAAACAGGAAAAGCATAAAAGATATAAAACTAAAGGCTGAGGCAGAAGGCGTACCTATCAGTTTTGATTTTATAAAAGAAAAAAAACATGAGGTTTTAAAAAAAGAATACGGAGATGTTCTTGACTTTATATACCCAGAGATATCTTTTGAGGACATCGGAGGAATGGAAGCTGCTAAAAGCTATCTTACAAAAAACATTATAGAGCCAATTAGGAGAGGTGACACCAGAAGAGTCCCAATGGGAATTCTACTATGCGGACCGTCTGGAACCGGAAAAACATTATTGGTGGAAGCATTGGCAAAATCAAGTGGGTTTAATTGTGTGAAAATTGATATGTCAAGGATTTTGGGACAATATGTTGGAGAGAGTGAAAAGAATTTTAAAAAGTGTCTGCTAGGGGCTAAATCCCAGGAGCCTGTTATAGTATTTGTAGATGAAATCGATACTGCTTTTAGAAGAGGGGAGTCTGGTGATAGCGGAGTAAGTAGAAATATTTTTAGCGAATTTTTACAATTCACTAGTAATACAAATAATAGGGGTAGAATTATTTTTATCGCTGCAACCAACAGGCCGGACCTTCTTGATGCTGCTTTAAAAAGAGCTGGAAGGTTTGATAAAAAGATACCTGTATTGCTTCCGGAAAAAGAGGAACGTGCTGAGATTTTCAGGATAATAATTAAGAAATACGGGTTTAGTACCGATATTCAGAACTTTAATCCATATTCTGAGCTATCTGAAAGCTATACTGGAGCCGAAATAGATACAGTCGTTAGGAAAGCATATGAGCTAGCTTGCAACAAGACAGAGGAGCATCCTGTAATAACAGATGAGATTTTGAGAGAGGCTCTCAAAAAGTGCAGACCAAGTACTCAGGAGATTGAATTTATGACTGAGCTTGCTATTGATGAGTGTGATGATATTGATTTACTGCCGGAAAAATATTGGTCTAGATTTGATAAATCATTGGATGATTAATATATGATATTTTAGAAATAATTATTTACATTACTGTATTTTTATTATAAATTTAAAGTATCTTATTATAGTTCGTAAATTTTATTAATAACATTGTAAAAAATAGTGTTTATATACTTTTAAGGAGGAATAGAATAATGGGTTTATTTAGTAGACTGGGACAAATGTTTAGAGGATTTTTCGGCTTATTTGTTGGAAATCTTGAAGAAAGAAACCCTGAAGCATTGTTCGAAGATATAAAGAATCAGATAGATAAGGCAAGGCGCGAGGCTGAACAGCAAATTATTGAAATTCAAACAAGTGCTGAAATGATTAAAATAGAGATGAAAACAGCCGAAAAAAACCTTAACGCCATAAAAGCAAGAGTTGAGTCTGCACAGAGAATTGGAGACAAGGAGCTTCTAGTTGAGCTTCTGGTTCAGGAAGAAGAATATCAGACTGTATATGAGACTCATAAAGCAACTTATGATAATGCCATGGAGCAGGTTCAAAAGATACGCGAGGACTACAAGATTTTTGAGTCTGAGATGAATGCAAAACTTAATGAGCTGAAAACTCTTAAATCACAGGCAAAAATGGCTAATTTGCGCGAAAATATTAACTCTGTTAATGCACAGTATACTTCAAAGAATAGCAGGGTTGGAAGTGTTAATGACAGCTTAGACAGAGCACGTGAAATAGTTAATAAAAAGACTGCGAGAGCTAATGCTGTGGAATCACTTAACCAGGATAATATTGAAATGAAACTTAAGAAATTGGATATGAATTCCGCAAGAGACAGGGCGAGAGCGAGAGCAGAGGCACTTCTTGGAGGAGATAACGGTGGATTTGAAGTAAAAGAGAAAACAGATAATAAGATATCTAATTAATTGATGAATAAGGATATTACAAAATGGATACACATATTAGAGAAGCAATGGAAACAGATTTACCCCAAATAACGGATATTTACAATTGGGCGGTTATAAATACAACTGCCTCATTTGATATAAACCCGCAAACCATAGAGCAAAGAGCTGTATGGTTTTCCCATTATAAGGGTAGTCGTTTTCCTTTAATTGTCTATGTAAAAGATGATAAGATTGCAGGTTATGCATGTCTATCTACATTCAGGGCAAAAGAAGGTTATAAAAATACTTGCGAGCTATCTGTGTATGTTCATCCTGATTATCAAAAAATGGGTATAGGCAAAAAGCTTATGGATAACGTAATAGAACTTGGGAGAGAAGCGGGATACCATGTTATTATTTCATGTATTACCACAGATAATAAGATAAGTATTCAAATGCATGAGAAAAAAGGGTTTAAACTTTGTGGTGAAATGAAAGAGGTCGGGTACAAATTTGGAAGATACCTGGATTGTCTTTTTTATCAGCTTTTTCTATAGGATTGAATTTTGTATGTAAGAAGAGGGAATTATGAATTCTAATTTATTTGTAAGTGCACTTTTAAGATTCAGAAATTTTTCAACTTTGATTATATGGACGGCTTTAGTCAATTTATTAAGTAATAGTAGCCAGGTTCAAGATATGATTACATTGAAGTCAGTAAGTAACTCTTTAGTTTTAACAGGGGCTTACGGAGCGGGTGTTGTAGTATACCTTGCTATGGTTATACAAAGCATGTTCAGCAACAATTATAGGGAAGAAGTTAAAAGGAAGGAAAAGAAAAAGGAAATCAATGATCTGAATCGGCAGTGCAATAGGCTTTCCGTACAGGCAAGAAACTTATGTAACCCGATTCAAAAACAAAAATTAAGAAAGATAATGCAAGACAAGAACGATATTTATAATTCGCAAAAACGCGGAGAAGAATATAGTTATCTTAAGGAAAAGATTGTAGAACAGAGTTTAAAGCTTGTTATTTCTTATATAAAGCTTATGACAAACTATTCAATTAGAAGTAAGGAAATATCTGAGATTAATATTAGTGATTTAATGAATAAAATAAACGCTAACAGAAGAAAAATAAGTTTTATGAAAGATGACAGAATGCTTGACGATATTAAGAACATCATTGAAATGGATGAAAAGGCCATTGAAAGAGTCAAGGAGGAGAGGAACGAATTAGAAAGGATACATGCAAGACTTGATTATATAGAGAGCATGTTGAATATGTTCAAACATCAGATAATATCAAGTATAGAATCTGAAGAAATGGTTGAAAAATTAGAGACAGCTGTGAACGAAGCAACTGCGCTGGACAGCGTGTTACAAGAAAGAAGAAGAAATCAGATAAGATTGTAATACAGACTGGAAGTGGGATAATTTGGACAACCGGCATTTGTAGCGTTTTATATGAAACCAAGGGGGATTTCAAATGTCAGCAAATATCACTATCTTTTCTTCTCCGTACATTATTATAACGCAACGGGATGATGGATATTACATAGAATCTTTAAAAAAAGGATTAAGTATTGACGAATTTCAAAAAATTCTAAATTCGCATCCTGAAATCAAAGTAACAGACTTTGCAGTAATTAAAAATGCACTTGTATTGGCACCGCAAGACCCCAAAAAATTTGCCATTGCAAAAGAGAGAATAAGTGTAGAAGTATCTGGAGACGAATTGAGGGCTTATGTAACCGTTAATGTGGGACAACAAGAAGTTTTAGGGACTGAAATAATCAAAGAGGTAGTTCTTGCATTAAACCGTAGAGGAGTTGTCTATGGGATAAAAAAGGACGTGCTCTTAAATTTGACTGCCGGTAAAACGGTACTTATAGCTGAAGGAGAACTTCCACAAAATGGAACTGATTCTCAAAATAAGTTATACCAGATAAAAGAAGCTAAACCCGAAATTAAAGAAGACGGTACTGCAGATCACTATGACTTAAACCTAATAAATATGGTAGCAGAAGGGGAGTGGCTGGGTGAAAAAATTCATGCAACTCCCGGAAAAGAAGGAAAAACAGTATTTGGCAGTCCTATAAAACCTATGCCCGGAAAAGATTATCCGATTTTTTTTGACCGCAAAACAGTAAGAGCTGTAGAAGAAAATGGTAAAACAACTCTGTATGCTATGAGGAAGGGGGCTGTTTATTTCGCAGGAGACAGTATAGGTGTATCTAATCACTTAGAAATAGGTGAAAATGTAGGAGTTAAAACTGGGAATGTAGATTTTGATGGTTATTTAACCGTTAAGGGGACTATTGAAGATAACTATACAGTTACTACCACAAAGGATATAGAAATACTTGGTGAATATGGTGTTGGTAGTTGTAAAGAAATAAACAGCAGTGAAGGAAGTATTTATATAAGAGGAGGTATAGCAGGTAAGGGTAAGACTGTTATAAAATGCAAAAAAAATCTGTATATTAAGTTTGTTGCTGATGCAGACATAATTTGCGATGGAAGTGTACACGTAGGCTTTTACTGTTTGAATAGCAATATTATTGCTAAGGAGGTAATATTGGAATCATTAAAAGGCCAGATTATCGGAGGAAATATAACTGCGAATATAAAGGTGTTGGCATCTACATACGGTACTCCAAGTGAGAAAAGAACCAACATATGTGTAAAAGGATTTGATAGGATTGCACTTAAAGATTCACTTGATAATCTCATGCAGGAAATAGAACAGCTTAGAGCCAAAATGAACCAGTATAAGCAGCAAATATCTATTTTTAACTTATCTGATGCAGGAAAGTCAAGAAAAAATGAGTTTGAGAAGCTTAATGAGATTTACAATAATATAAGAATGGAACTACAGGTAAAGGAGGAAGCTAAAAAGAATATTGTAGGGTATCTGAAAGCCAAAGGAGAAGGAGAAATTACAATTCTTAAGAAGGCATTTCCAAACACCTTTTTTGAAATTAAAGGAATCCAAAAGGAAATTCAAAAACCTGTACTTAGAACAAGCTTTTTCTATAGTGAAGGAACAATAAAAGAACTATAAATAGTAATCAATGCAGCAAAGTTAATTGTTGGGGAGGGAAAGTTATATGAAATACCAGTCAATACTACAAAGGCTTGAAGATGAGAAAAAAGATGAAATATTATCAGCAAAACTATATAGATATAACGGACTAATGCAAGCAATAGAGTACTTTTCACAAAAACTTGTGTTTGAACAGATAATAGACGCAGCTTTCGATTTTATAAATGAACTATTACTTATAAACAATGCTATAGTATATGTTCTTGAAGAAAGCATATATACTGCAAAGAGGGTTAAGGGATTTAAGGATTATGTAAAAGAAATAGAAAACACAAGTAATTTTGAGAACCTCGCCACTTTTTATGGAAATATCCTTTATGAAAAAGAGAAAATAGTCAGGTTTTTTGACTCAGAAATGATTACTAACATGGATATAAATGCCGTAGTTCCATTAATTATAGAAGGAAAGCTTTATGGTTTTATAATGATTAACGGCAAAGATTTTTCAGATGATGACTATATAATATTAGAATCTCTGATGCGTCTTATAAATAATGCTCTTGAAAATTATAGCAGGTATGAGAGTCTGGCTAAAGTAAATAAAGTACTTGACGAAAAGATATTCAACCTTTTTGCAATAAATCAATCATCCAAAGTGCTCCTAAGCGAATTAAGAATCGATGCATTGTATGACTTAGCTGTTGAATTATTCTCGGAATTAACAAGGAGTACAGTTACAGGCTTTATTTTATTTGATGAAAGAAGCCACAGATATATTTTAAAGGGATTTAAGGATGTATTTTACAAAATCAAAGATATTTTTGTAAGTATTGAACTAAATAAAAATTATAAAATTGACTCCAACAAAGTTATTATAGATTTGGAAAACCCCAAAGATAGAGATTATTTCTTCAATCTGTTTGAAGATTCAGAAGAGCAGGTAAAAGCATTTAATGCTAAGTATAT contains:
- a CDS encoding Veg family protein, which codes for MIDKGELFQIKRDIEGCIGEKVQLRANKGRKKSFIREGVLENTYPSIFVVKFENEYDNTRRVSYSYTDILTKAVELVVCKDNKKIQVC
- a CDS encoding DUF3794 and LysM peptidoglycan-binding domain-containing protein translates to MSLELIKKAFKVNNLLGEDTIDNVIENDIIVPDVKPDIAKILLLDGDIFITGCDTGTDRAVVSGCLLVKILYISADEKRSVKSITTNIPFSYTTDIPGARSGVKSRAKGRIEHIDYTLLNERKVNIKAIISVNCKVFDETEREIASGITGIDDVQVLKDDIDINTYLGSNKVNFIIKEDLELPSTKPTIAEILRNDLNISGKDFKISDGNVVVKGDINISTLYIADDETRSMQYMENQLSFTQFIELEGVSEDTDVNVDFDLIDYKVEPSEDSDGENRNLKAEATINIYVTGLCKNSFEVLTDAYSPKTRIILEKQQFSIDETVSDNRSQLIVKDTLNFEDFNPEVREIFNVLSRCNVSDTQIEDGKLTLEGSVLNNVIYLSNDEEQPVFCHSKEIPFKHVVEIKGLRSDMKVDTSIELEHCNYSMLSTDQIEVRCAIGVNARVETTKFIPVINKATEGVIDEKKILSMPSVIIYIVQPGDSLWKIAKKYSTTVDNLLKVNNLNEKDNLMPGQQLLILKRAI
- the ispE gene encoding 4-(cytidine 5'-diphospho)-2-C-methyl-D-erythritol kinase; its protein translation is MITLNAHAKINLSLDVLDKRDDGYHNLKMIMQNLQLHDTITIQEIKSGIEIECEAPYVPNNNSNIAYKAAEKVIEKFGLTAGVRIKIDKKIPVAAGLAGGSANAAAVLKGMNELFGLGLDKQGLMDIGKTIGADVPYCIVGGTALAEGIGEIITPLPKMAAIPVILIKPRFGVSTASVFKSLQIDKITERPKTELLIEALKNKDINFIGKNLCNVLESVTVERYPLIDRIKKDLMSKGAIGSIMSGSGPTVFGLFKNDTIAKKAYSKINKNRNDCILTYITND
- a CDS encoding GntR family transcriptional regulator encodes the protein MAGKLSKINLNDYKPLREVIFNSLREAIIIGELRPGERLMEVQLAEKMGVSRTPVREAIRKLELEGLVDMIPRKGAHVAELSIKDIMDVLEVRASLDGLATSLAAERITDDELRELKHINGQFASYIEKENLNGSIKKDVEFHDIIYKASRNDKLISIINNLREQVQRFRVIYLKEYNNSKNLIKEHNDIYEAVSSRSVENARNIAKTHIINQESTILSSLKMTKGNS
- a CDS encoding ATP-binding protein, with amino-acid sequence MWFNEFLSKYKSGISHEFLFYFNVKDTMDNTRNFFRYIDDEFIKQRNFGIVAFYDISRGLTFLTPEMEREFNKITNNEATKLFFSLPSKIFPFIDIALKSTKMALFIDHAEKIVPSGDIGSMTLEERMALIWMSEWSVNSKISSVGSTIFMLADNLADISREFLKSSYRIEPILVELPGEEERKSYIEYLLNDKSTTSEISIDEFAKLSSGLNRKSIKDIKLKAEAEGVPISFDFIKEKKHEVLKKEYGDVLDFIYPEISFEDIGGMEAAKSYLTKNIIEPIRRGDTRRVPMGILLCGPSGTGKTLLVEALAKSSGFNCVKIDMSRILGQYVGESEKNFKKCLLGAKSQEPVIVFVDEIDTAFRRGESGDSGVSRNIFSEFLQFTSNTNNRGRIIFIAATNRPDLLDAALKRAGRFDKKIPVLLPEKEERAEIFRIIIKKYGFSTDIQNFNPYSELSESYTGAEIDTVVRKAYELACNKTEEHPVITDEILREALKKCRPSTQEIEFMTELAIDECDDIDLLPEKYWSRFDKSLDD
- a CDS encoding PspA/IM30 family protein, with product MGLFSRLGQMFRGFFGLFVGNLEERNPEALFEDIKNQIDKARREAEQQIIEIQTSAEMIKIEMKTAEKNLNAIKARVESAQRIGDKELLVELLVQEEEYQTVYETHKATYDNAMEQVQKIREDYKIFESEMNAKLNELKTLKSQAKMANLRENINSVNAQYTSKNSRVGSVNDSLDRAREIVNKKTARANAVESLNQDNIEMKLKKLDMNSARDRARARAEALLGGDNGGFEVKEKTDNKISN
- a CDS encoding GNAT family N-acetyltransferase, which translates into the protein MDTHIREAMETDLPQITDIYNWAVINTTASFDINPQTIEQRAVWFSHYKGSRFPLIVYVKDDKIAGYACLSTFRAKEGYKNTCELSVYVHPDYQKMGIGKKLMDNVIELGREAGYHVIISCITTDNKISIQMHEKKGFKLCGEMKEVGYKFGRYLDCLFYQLFL
- a CDS encoding DUF342 domain-containing protein, with the translated sequence MSANITIFSSPYIIITQRDDGYYIESLKKGLSIDEFQKILNSHPEIKVTDFAVIKNALVLAPQDPKKFAIAKERISVEVSGDELRAYVTVNVGQQEVLGTEIIKEVVLALNRRGVVYGIKKDVLLNLTAGKTVLIAEGELPQNGTDSQNKLYQIKEAKPEIKEDGTADHYDLNLINMVAEGEWLGEKIHATPGKEGKTVFGSPIKPMPGKDYPIFFDRKTVRAVEENGKTTLYAMRKGAVYFAGDSIGVSNHLEIGENVGVKTGNVDFDGYLTVKGTIEDNYTVTTTKDIEILGEYGVGSCKEINSSEGSIYIRGGIAGKGKTVIKCKKNLYIKFVADADIICDGSVHVGFYCLNSNIIAKEVILESLKGQIIGGNITANIKVLASTYGTPSEKRTNICVKGFDRIALKDSLDNLMQEIEQLRAKMNQYKQQISIFNLSDAGKSRKNEFEKLNEIYNNIRMELQVKEEAKKNIVGYLKAKGEGEITILKKAFPNTFFEIKGIQKEIQKPVLRTSFFYSEGTIKEL